A window from Theropithecus gelada isolate Dixy chromosome 1, Tgel_1.0, whole genome shotgun sequence encodes these proteins:
- the MANEAL gene encoding glycoprotein endo-alpha-1,2-mannosidase-like protein isoform X3, whose product MIMESPRMTWCPPFWTPPISTASRYGSHGAFYRYKNSMGKSLPLFYIYDSYLTSPEAWAHLLTPNGPHSIRNTPYDGVFIALLVEEGHTHDILAAGFDGMYTYFASNGFSFGSSHQNWKAVKNFCDANNLMFIPSVGPGYIDTSIRPWNNHNTRNRVNGKYYETALQAALTVRPEIVSITSFNEWHEGTQIEKAIPKKTPTRLYLDYLPHQPSLYLELTRRWAEHFIKEKEQWLM is encoded by the coding sequence gtaTGGCTCCCATGGTGCATTTTACCGctataagaacagcatggggaagagCCTCCCACTCTTTTATATCTACGACTCATACCTGACGTCCCCTGAGGCCTGGGCCCACCTCCTGACACCAAACGGGCCCCACTCAATCCGCAACACGCCCTATGATGGGGTCTTCATAGCGCTGCTGGTGGAGGAGGGTCACACCCACGACATCCTGGCCGCCGGATTTGACGGCATGTACACCTACTTTGCCTCCAATGGTTTCTCCTTTGGTTCTTCCCATCAGAACTGGAAAGCTGTGAAGAACTTTTGTGATGCCAACAACCTCATGTTCATCCCCAGTGTGGGGCCTGGCTACATAGACACCAGCATTCGGCCCTGGAACAACCACAATACGCGCAACAGGGTCAATGGCAAGTACTATGAGACGGCCCTGCAGGCGGCCCTGACGGTGAGGCCCGAGATCGTCTCCATCACCTCCTTCAATGAGTGGCACGAGGGCACCCAGATTGAGAAGGCCATTCCCAAGAAGACACCCACCCGCCTGTATCTGGACTACCTGCCTCACCAGCCCAGCCTGTACCTGGAGCTGACCCGCCGCTGGGCAGAGCACTTCATCAAAGAgaaggagcagtggctcatgtga